One window of the Rhodothermales bacterium genome contains the following:
- a CDS encoding T9SS type A sorting domain-containing protein: MRLFAAFALVLLGITAPASAQRTGSISTDKTVYAYGEPIVITYAFVNDSDSAYTVFTSSSCQAVFFFDGDILPQVCTADHFPQTIPPGGQRTWRWHLDPTRLGIPSTDGLHTLIAHFGVAYADTVTIEAPAYLGGTIDIHFRSTAPVDSISAMVEVLQAEVLNSQETPDRLLYEVWRIAGMRIDEAFDRFGSASYVVRMDRSYFDTGGQEIVTSREEAPLPVRAAVGVAYPNPFNDHTTFTIQPVTAGPIRAVLYDLLGRERGVLFEGYLPAGATQSVTIEAGDLPAGVYVYRVETAGGVVAGKVVLRR, encoded by the coding sequence ATGCGCCTATTTGCTGCTTTTGCTCTCGTATTGCTTGGAATTACGGCGCCGGCCTCTGCCCAACGCACGGGTTCGATTTCCACCGACAAGACCGTTTACGCGTATGGCGAACCTATCGTCATCACCTATGCCTTCGTAAACGACAGCGACAGCGCCTATACCGTCTTCACATCTTCAAGCTGCCAGGCAGTGTTCTTTTTTGACGGTGACATTTTACCACAGGTCTGTACGGCGGATCATTTCCCGCAGACGATCCCGCCCGGCGGTCAGCGCACATGGCGTTGGCATTTGGATCCAACCCGCCTCGGCATCCCTTCGACGGATGGTCTGCATACCCTCATCGCCCACTTTGGCGTCGCTTATGCCGATACAGTGACGATCGAGGCACCGGCTTACCTGGGCGGCACGATCGATATACACTTCCGATCCACCGCGCCCGTTGACAGCATCTCGGCTATGGTGGAGGTGCTACAGGCTGAGGTACTGAACAGCCAGGAAACACCTGATCGCCTGTTGTACGAGGTCTGGCGTATTGCCGGTATGCGGATCGATGAGGCGTTCGACCGATTCGGCTCCGCCAGCTATGTGGTCCGCATGGATCGGAGTTATTTCGATACTGGAGGCCAGGAGATCGTGACGAGCCGCGAAGAGGCGCCGTTGCCCGTCCGCGCCGCTGTTGGCGTCGCATACCCCAACCCCTTCAATGATCACACCACGTTCACCATCCAGCCGGTCACCGCCGGCCCCATCCGGGCCGTGTTGTACGACCTCCTCGGGCGCGAGCGAGGGGTGTTGTTCGAGGGCTACCTGCCAGCCGGGGCCACGCAGTCGGTGACGATCGAGGCCGGCGACCTGCCGGCGGGGGTGTATGTGTACCGGGTGGAGACGGCCGGCG